Genomic DNA from Paenibacillus sp. MBLB1832:
CATTAAAGCGATTCGCTCTCAAGGCTATATGGGGTATGAGGTTGGTCAGTTAGCAGACTTGCCTAACCAGCTGGGAGGGGCGAAACGATATGCCTAATACTTGGTGGAGCCGCCTGTTGCTCAAAGAATGGGCGTTGCGTGTATCAGCGCTCATTGTCGGGATTTATTTGTATCAATTCGTAATTTGGATTATGAAAGAGGACGGCCTCTGGCTGCCTGAAACCGTCTCATTTGTGACATGGACGCTCGTTCTGAGTGTAGCGACATTTCTCATTCCGCGCATTCGGACGGGTTGGCGAGCACTTATCCAATTCGTTTTAATCATTTGGCTGCATGGTTTAGGTATGGGTTATCATTGGGTCTCAGTCGAAGTAAAAGTTTGGCGGGATGCCCTTCGATGGATTGGACTAAATGCGGGGCAACTTGAGCCTTATATTTGGTTCAGTATAGGGGCATGGATCACATTTTTGTTTGCGATGTGGTCCATTCAAGAGCGATATCGCATTGTGATTCTTATTTTTATCAGTATTTTATTTTTTGCCGTTCGCGATTCGTTCAGTACGATCTTTTTATGGCCGCAGGTCGCCATGATTTTACTATGCGGTTTTCTGCTTTTAATTGTTCGGCACTTTACTTTGCTCAAGAAGCGTGCGCCTGACATCTGGGAGACGATTTCCGACTATCCTTCTTCCTTTATCGTTCCGATCGTCATCTTGGTAGGGGTGATCGCCGTTGCTGGTGTTTTCGCGCCGACAGTGAATCCTTTGCTGACAGACCCTTATACGGCTTGGAAAGTGAGTCGCGGGGAAACGGTGCCGATGCTTGGTAAAGGTGTCAGCGTAGTCACTTCAACGGCTGATGCGTCTTCGGGTTATAGCCGTGATGACAGTCAACTTGGCGGCGGCTTTCGTTTTGACTACACGCCGGTCATGTCGGTTGAATCTAGTAAACGCACTTACTTCCGTGGTGAAACTAGGAGCCTGTACAACGGAAAAGGATGGGAGCTCACACCGACAGAGAAAAGATTGCCGCTCTATCGGGTGAATTTAAATCCCTTACCGCCAGATCCGCGCTTTGACCTTTCCCAATTGAAGACGAAGGAAGTTACGCAAAGTGTTGTCATGGAGCGAGACGAGGTGTTCCCTGTTTTATTTGGGGGTACGACCATTCAGAGAATTATAGAAGTAAACAAAGGGGAGAATCCCCTGCAGCGAATCGTCTGGGCTCCGCGCCAATCGGAGCTGCGGTTTACGGGGCGCAACAATTACCCCAAAGACTATAAGCTGGTAACTCAAGAACCAATTATTGAGGAGGATCTACTCCGTGCGGTAAAGGCGGACTATGCGAACAAGCCTGAATGGGCGGAGTATTTGCAAGTGCCTGCGGACCTTCCTGAGCGGGTGAAGCAGCTCGCTGCTGATATTACGAAAACAGCAACGAATCCCTATGATAAAGCGAAGCTGATCGAGAAATATTTATCAGAGCATTTCCCGTACACAAATACACCGGATGACTCCAAGGCGAAAAGTAAGGATTTCGTAGATCGGTTCCTATTTGAAGTAAAGCAGGGTTACTGTGATTATTTCTCCACAGCGATGGCAGTCATGACGCGTTCACTTGGATTGCCGACTCGTTGGGTGAAAGGCTACTCATCTGGCTCCTCTTCGATAGCAAACGAGATTCGAGAACAAGGGATTTTGAGCCAGCT
This window encodes:
- a CDS encoding transglutaminase TgpA family protein, giving the protein MPNTWWSRLLLKEWALRVSALIVGIYLYQFVIWIMKEDGLWLPETVSFVTWTLVLSVATFLIPRIRTGWRALIQFVLIIWLHGLGMGYHWVSVEVKVWRDALRWIGLNAGQLEPYIWFSIGAWITFLFAMWSIQERYRIVILIFISILFFAVRDSFSTIFLWPQVAMILLCGFLLLIVRHFTLLKKRAPDIWETISDYPSSFIVPIVILVGVIAVAGVFAPTVNPLLTDPYTAWKVSRGETVPMLGKGVSVVTSTADASSGYSRDDSQLGGGFRFDYTPVMSVESSKRTYFRGETRSLYNGKGWELTPTEKRLPLYRVNLNPLPPDPRFDLSQLKTKEVTQSVVMERDEVFPVLFGGTTIQRIIEVNKGENPLQRIVWAPRQSELRFTGRNNYPKDYKLVTQEPIIEEDLLRAVKADYANKPEWAEYLQVPADLPERVKQLAADITKTATNPYDKAKLIEKYLSEHFPYTNTPDDSKAKSKDFVDRFLFEVKQGYCDYFSTAMAVMTRSLGLPTRWVKGYSSGSSSIANEIREQGILSQLGASVDLDGAATYTIRNSDAHSWVEVYFEGFGWISFEPTSGFKLPNVFPEAAPPPVDELPDSDVSTTPETTSDAPSLTWLWLTLSGVAAAGLAAVGLFFLMRSEAWHNWRERRKQMQVVNWNQKIVVEFERMLRSSRRKGYTRHEHETLREATTRWSTQSKWLKKELDALIELFERAKYSKLAFTEVEYQQVNQLIIRVKEQMK